From Campylobacter sp. MG1, a single genomic window includes:
- the ilvC gene encoding ketol-acid reductoisomerase produces MAVNVYYDRDCDLGLIKSKIVAIIGFGSQGHAHAENLRDSGVKVIIGLRDGSSANKARAKGFEVLSVADATKKADVIMILTPDEFQAQIFNSEIKPNLSEGKAIAFAHGFNVHYGQIVAPKGVDIIMIAPKAPGHTVRNEFVIGGGVPDLIAVAQDESGNAKALALSYASAIGGGRTAIIETTFKDETETDLFGEQAVLCGGLTALIEAGFNTLVEAGYEPEMAYFECLHEMKLIVDLMYQGGIADMRYSISNTAEYGDYITGEKVINEDSKKAMKKVLKDIQDGTFAKDFILESRANYPKMNARRNITKNSLLEQTGVKLRKMMPWIEKSKLVQQDKN; encoded by the coding sequence ATGGCAGTAAATGTTTATTATGATCGTGATTGCGATTTAGGTTTAATTAAAAGCAAAATAGTTGCGATTATTGGTTTTGGCTCACAAGGACACGCTCACGCTGAAAACTTAAGAGATAGTGGTGTAAAAGTTATAATTGGTCTTAGAGATGGAAGCTCGGCTAATAAAGCTCGTGCTAAAGGTTTTGAAGTTTTAAGCGTAGCTGATGCGACTAAAAAAGCTGATGTTATTATGATTTTAACTCCTGATGAGTTTCAAGCTCAAATTTTTAATAGCGAAATTAAACCAAACTTAAGCGAAGGAAAAGCTATAGCATTTGCTCACGGATTTAATGTTCATTACGGACAAATTGTAGCTCCAAAAGGAGTAGATATTATAATGATAGCACCTAAAGCACCAGGTCATACGGTAAGAAATGAATTTGTAATTGGTGGTGGTGTTCCTGATTTAATAGCAGTTGCTCAAGATGAAAGCGGTAATGCAAAAGCTCTAGCACTAAGCTATGCAAGTGCAATTGGTGGCGGACGCACAGCTATAATTGAAACTACATTTAAAGACGAAACAGAAACAGACCTTTTCGGCGAACAAGCAGTGCTTTGTGGAGGTTTAACTGCACTTATTGAAGCAGGATTTAATACACTTGTAGAAGCTGGATATGAGCCTGAAATGGCATATTTTGAGTGCTTACACGAAATGAAATTAATCGTTGATTTAATGTATCAAGGCGGAATTGCTGATATGAGATATTCTATTTCAAATACAGCTGAATACGGCGATTATATTACAGGCGAAAAAGTTATAAACGAAGACAGCAAAAAAGCTATGAAAAAAGTATTAAAAGATATTCAAGATGGCACATTTGCAAAAGATTTCATCTTAGAAAGCCGTGCAAATTATCCAAAAATGAATGCAAGACGCAATATTACTAAAAACAGCCTTTTAGAACAAACTGGCGTTAAATTACGCAAAATGATGCCTTGGATTGAAAAAAGCAAATTAGTTCAACAAGACAAAAATTAA
- a CDS encoding divergent polysaccharide deacetylase family protein — MAKKKQKSKANSSFAKTLKIIFLFLLLFGIGLLVYLNIYESKEQISETKEIKTQKEIQKPKPQTIVNAINNYKNEKSIDKEKNLNQNFSDIFANMDLEKNNDSCKVTSVTCFDTKETSAFGSLASATNIKAKLAIIIDDVATKEQSEEIKKIIKNGKKITPSFFPNTNNHPDTNKYSKEFKSFMIHLPLRALKFNKEEPLTLTPSDSYQVIENRIKNIKIAFPNLKYLNNHTGSLFSEDENAMRNLFKALKKYDLIFVDSRTSANTKAPTIAKEFNQFYIHRNVFLDNSQDLNDIRKKLDEAVEFTLKHKRAIAIAHPHKNSLKAISEYDFSKVELVYIDDIYNDYK; from the coding sequence ATGGCTAAAAAAAAGCAAAAAAGCAAAGCTAATTCTAGCTTTGCTAAAACTCTTAAAATAATTTTTTTATTTTTATTATTATTTGGCATAGGGCTTTTAGTATATTTAAATATATACGAAAGTAAAGAGCAAATTAGCGAAACTAAAGAGATAAAAACTCAAAAAGAAATTCAAAAACCAAAACCGCAAACAATAGTAAATGCTATAAATAATTATAAAAATGAAAAAAGCATTGATAAAGAAAAGAATTTAAATCAAAATTTTAGTGATATATTTGCTAATATGGATTTAGAAAAAAATAATGATAGTTGTAAGGTAACTAGCGTAACTTGTTTTGATACTAAAGAAACTTCAGCCTTTGGTTCTTTAGCAAGTGCTACTAATATTAAGGCAAAATTAGCAATTATTATTGATGATGTTGCGACAAAAGAACAAAGCGAAGAAATCAAAAAAATTATTAAAAATGGTAAAAAAATCACTCCGAGCTTTTTTCCTAACACAAACAATCACCCAGATACTAATAAATATTCAAAAGAATTTAAATCTTTTATGATACACCTTCCTTTAAGGGCTTTAAAGTTTAATAAAGAAGAGCCGCTAACCCTTACTCCAAGTGATAGTTATCAAGTGATTGAAAATAGGATTAAAAATATCAAAATCGCTTTTCCAAATCTAAAATATCTAAACAATCATACAGGCTCATTATTTAGCGAAGATGAAAACGCTATGAGAAATTTATTTAAAGCATTGAAAAAATATGATTTGATTTTCGTTGATTCAAGGACTAGCGCCAACACAAAAGCACCTACAATTGCAAAAGAATTTAATCAATTTTATATCCACAGAAATGTATTTTTAGATAATTCACAAGATTTAAATGATATTCGCAAAAAGCTAGATGAAGCAGTGGAATTTACCCTAAAACACAAAAGAGCAATAGCCATAGCACACCCACACAAAAATAGCCTAAAAGCAATTAGCGAATATGACTTTTCTAAAGTTGAGCTAGTTTATATAGATGATATATACAACGATTATAAATGA
- a CDS encoding DNA-processing protein DprA, which translates to MIYTTIINEFTTLKNPPDKIYYKGNLELLKMPKISIVGSRKMSVYTKNLTFKLAQKLSQIGICVVSGGAIGVDIESAKASLPYHIGVFANGLNKIYPKSNELIIKQIYENALALSENEPNHIPLKHDFLARNRLVVALGDILIITQADLKSGSLNSAKHALEYGKDIYVLAQRIGESDGTNELIANYKAKIIYDIDIFVAQMQEYFSVQKCYTQNHDEFLEFCKNGANLDEALERYGELVYDYELDGKIIIDGVLVRSV; encoded by the coding sequence ATGATATATACAACGATTATAAATGAGTTTACTACTCTTAAAAACCCACCTGATAAGATTTATTATAAAGGCAATTTAGAACTTTTAAAAATGCCTAAAATAAGTATAGTAGGCTCTAGAAAAATGAGTGTTTATACAAAAAATCTAACCTTTAAACTAGCACAAAAACTAAGCCAAATAGGTATTTGCGTAGTAAGTGGTGGAGCAATTGGAGTAGATATTGAAAGTGCAAAAGCAAGCCTGCCTTATCATATAGGAGTTTTTGCAAATGGGCTTAATAAAATCTATCCAAAAAGCAACGAATTAATCATCAAACAAATATATGAAAACGCCCTAGCACTAAGCGAAAACGAGCCAAATCATATCCCATTAAAACACGATTTTTTAGCTAGAAATCGCCTTGTAGTAGCTCTTGGAGATATTTTAATCATCACCCAAGCAGACCTTAAAAGCGGCTCATTAAACTCAGCAAAACACGCCCTAGAATATGGAAAAGATATTTATGTATTAGCCCAAAGAATAGGAGAAAGTGATGGCACAAACGAGCTAATCGCAAACTATAAGGCAAAAATAATTTATGATATTGATATTTTCGTAGCACAAATGCAAGAATACTTCAGCGTTCAAAAATGCTACACTCAAAACCACGATGAGTTTTTAGAATTTTGTAAAAACGGAGCAAATCTTGATGAAGCCTTAGAGCGATACGGCGAATTAGTATATGATTATGAACTTGATGGAAAAATAATAATTGATGGAGTTTTAGTTAGGAGTGTTTAA
- the ruvX gene encoding Holliday junction resolvase RuvX, with the protein MENILALDLGLKRIGVAISIMKIPMPQPAIIRINRNQAATEVKELIKKHKITKIVIGIPMGGSAEDEMRRRVEHFSKLIEFSNIVYYDESFTSKQAAKIISSKKKDGKQDSIAAFLLLKDYLGI; encoded by the coding sequence ATGGAAAATATACTTGCACTTGATTTAGGACTTAAACGAATTGGCGTTGCAATTAGCATAATGAAAATTCCTATGCCACAACCTGCAATAATTAGAATAAATCGCAATCAAGCAGCCACGGAAGTAAAAGAACTAATCAAAAAGCACAAAATCACTAAAATTGTAATAGGAATTCCAATGGGCGGTAGTGCTGAAGATGAGATGAGAAGAAGAGTGGAGCATTTTTCAAAACTAATTGAGTTTAGTAATATAGTCTATTATGATGAGAGTTTTACAAGCAAACAAGCAGCAAAAATTATTAGTAGCAAAAAAAAAGATGGCAAACAAGATAGCATTGCAGCATTTTTATTGCTTAAGGATTATTTAGGAATTTAA
- a CDS encoding tetratricopeptide repeat protein: MKKLVCLLIFKVLLANDYDLGFEIFKNIDFTKEPIEYENDLKQVYNLWSKACKNKNMQACYDLGFLYESGIGTKQNYTKAINLYTKACENNLYEACYAVGFMNAYGIGTQQNKKKAIKFYTKSCNHNYAVGCYFLSFLYKDKKAKEYLKKACDLGDERACKSIENLKN, translated from the coding sequence TTGAAAAAGCTCGTTTGTTTGCTTATATTTAAAGTTTTGTTAGCAAATGATTATGACTTAGGATTTGAGATTTTTAAAAATATTGATTTTACAAAAGAGCCAATTGAATACGAAAATGATTTAAAACAAGTTTATAATTTATGGTCTAAAGCTTGTAAGAATAAAAATATGCAAGCTTGTTATGATTTAGGGTTTTTATATGAGAGCGGAATAGGAACTAAGCAAAATTATACGAAAGCCATAAATCTTTATACTAAAGCTTGTGAAAATAACTTATATGAAGCTTGTTATGCAGTAGGTTTTATGAATGCTTATGGGATTGGAACGCAACAAAACAAGAAAAAAGCTATTAAATTCTATACCAAATCTTGTAATCATAATTATGCTGTTGGGTGTTATTTTTTATCATTTTTATATAAGGATAAAAAAGCTAAAGAATATTTAAAAAAAGCTTGTGATTTAGGTGATGAAAGAGCTTGTAAAAGTATTGAGAATTTGAAAAATTAA
- a CDS encoding tetratricopeptide repeat protein yields the protein MKKLLCLALLGASVLGAVDISGLEKACNKNDYKACDALGYLYASGEDVEQDFKKANKLWIKACKGKDASSCFNIGLSYEQGNGVKQDLKKASEFYIKACDGGHTFACTNLGFIYFKGDGIKQDLGKAKELYTKSCEKQDFTACGFLGFMYHSGIGVVKDIEKTKELWTKACDNKDGKSCIALAGLYGNGDGVERDIKKSIELFKKACDYGEQIGCAYYKEFKKQ from the coding sequence GTGAAAAAATTATTATGTTTAGCACTTTTAGGTGCAAGTGTTTTAGGTGCAGTTGATATTAGTGGATTAGAAAAAGCTTGCAATAAAAATGATTATAAAGCTTGTGATGCTCTTGGATATTTATATGCAAGTGGCGAAGATGTAGAGCAGGATTTTAAAAAAGCAAATAAATTATGGATTAAGGCTTGTAAAGGTAAAGATGCTTCTTCTTGTTTTAATATAGGATTATCTTACGAACAAGGAAATGGAGTAAAACAAGATTTAAAAAAAGCAAGTGAGTTTTATATTAAAGCTTGTGATGGTGGACATACTTTTGCTTGCACGAATTTAGGTTTTATATATTTTAAAGGAGATGGCATAAAGCAAGATTTAGGTAAAGCAAAAGAGCTTTATACTAAAAGTTGCGAAAAACAAGATTTTACTGCTTGTGGTTTTTTAGGTTTTATGTATCATTCTGGAATTGGCGTTGTAAAAGATATTGAAAAAACAAAAGAATTATGGACTAAAGCTTGTGATAATAAAGATGGCAAAAGCTGTATAGCTTTAGCAGGTTTGTATGGAAATGGTGATGGTGTTGAAAGAGATATTAAAAAATCTATTGAATTATTTAAAAAAGCTTGTGATTATGGAGAGCAGATTGGCTGTGCATATTATAAAGAATTCAAAAAGCAATGA
- a CDS encoding tetratricopeptide repeat protein: MKKLLCLALLGASVLGANELENKCNKGDLEACVDLGVEYAKNQDYFKARELYTKACDGGDATGCYNLGVSYENGYGVKQNYIKARELYTKACDGGNATGCNNLGALYYNGQGVKQDKRKAKEYAGKACDLGYQKGCDNYRILNEQGY, translated from the coding sequence ATGAAAAAATTATTATGTTTAGCACTTTTAGGTGCAAGTGTTTTAGGTGCGAATGAGCTTGAGAATAAGTGTAATAAGGGCGATTTGGAAGCTTGTGTGGATTTAGGAGTAGAATATGCTAAAAATCAAGATTATTTTAAAGCAAGGGAGCTTTATACTAAAGCTTGTGATGGTGGAGATGCTACGGGTTGCTATAATTTAGGGGTTTCATACGAAAATGGATACGGTGTAAAACAAAACTATATAAAAGCAAGAGAGCTTTATACTAAAGCTTGTGATGGTGGAAATGCTACGGGTTGCAATAATTTAGGGGCTTTATATTATAACGGACAAGGCGTTAAGCAAGATAAAAGAAAGGCTAAAGAATACGCTGGAAAGGCTTGTGATTTAGGTTATCAAAAAGGTTGTGATAATTATAGAATATTAAACGAGCAAGGATATTAA
- a CDS encoding RsmB/NOP family class I SAM-dependent RNA methyltransferase — translation MIFNHAEHFNEIYGFKKPIDLEYFGVFINSIKCGEEEFLSVFSKYSPTKLDDNFYIFNQEFKIRISTHDLAINGSIYIQDYSSYLCAKALNVSSSDIILDMCAAPGGKSINLANFSDNCENLSSNELNSKRFFNLKKILANYGVKAKTYNHDGVLIGRKTPERFSKILLDAPCSTFMHDFSITKSQKEIKQIATTQKKLLNSALTALQVGGELVYSTCTHNFYENEAVIYNALNSKFNIELLEIDLPCEYLQGLSNYDEKYSDIRLAKTYRIKPTNTHSGFFIAKLRKM, via the coding sequence ATGATATTTAATCATGCCGAGCATTTTAACGAGATTTATGGCTTTAAAAAGCCAATTGATTTGGAGTATTTCGGAGTATTTATAAACTCTATTAAATGTGGTGAAGAAGAGTTTTTAAGTGTATTTAGTAAGTATTCGCCTACAAAGTTAGATGATAATTTTTATATTTTTAATCAAGAATTTAAAATAAGAATTTCAACTCACGATTTGGCAATAAATGGCAGTATTTATATACAAGATTATTCAAGTTATTTATGCGCTAAGGCTTTAAATGTTAGCTCAAGCGATATTATTTTGGATATGTGTGCTGCTCCAGGTGGAAAGAGTATAAATCTAGCTAATTTTAGCGACAATTGTGAAAATCTAAGCTCAAACGAGCTAAATAGCAAAAGATTTTTTAATCTTAAAAAAATCCTAGCAAACTACGGCGTAAAGGCAAAAACCTATAATCACGATGGCGTTTTGATAGGTCGCAAGACACCCGAGAGATTTAGCAAAATATTGCTTGATGCTCCTTGTAGCACATTTATGCACGATTTTTCTATCACAAAAAGTCAAAAAGAAATAAAGCAAATCGCCACTACTCAAAAAAAGCTTTTAAACTCTGCCCTAACAGCTTTACAGGTTGGTGGGGAGCTAGTTTATAGCACTTGCACGCATAATTTTTATGAAAACGAAGCAGTGATTTATAATGCACTTAATTCTAAATTTAATATAGAACTTTTAGAAATTGATTTGCCTTGCGAATATTTGCAAGGACTAAGTAATTACGATGAAAAATATAGCGATATTAGACTTGCTAAAACTTATCGCATAAAGCCAACAAATACTCATTCAGGCTTTTTCATAGCAAAATTAAGGAAAATGTAA
- a CDS encoding M48 family metallopeptidase — translation MKNIIIKVREIGLVEVVSPYFISRAKIDEILRLKKDWIEQRLNELKTTKKAKLLSGNFVLFLGRKYILEFDLRISKNVEIHNDKIILKCLETDENKEKLLNDFYKIQSKEIFSEILKRFCVIVGKDIKALKVRKMKTRWGSCNTKKSYINLNTELIKKDILAIEAVIMHELTHLYHANHSKAFYTTLLGFMPDYHERIRLLKHNNGF, via the coding sequence GTGAAAAATATCATTATAAAAGTTCGTGAGATTGGGCTTGTTGAAGTAGTATCGCCTTATTTTATAAGTAGAGCAAAAATTGATGAGATTTTAAGACTTAAAAAAGATTGGATAGAACAAAGATTAAACGAGCTTAAAACTACTAAAAAAGCAAAGCTTTTGAGTGGTAATTTTGTATTGTTTTTAGGACGAAAATATATTTTAGAATTTGATTTAAGAATTTCAAAAAATGTAGAAATTCACAATGATAAAATCATTTTAAAATGTCTTGAAACTGATGAAAATAAAGAAAAATTACTTAATGATTTTTATAAAATTCAATCAAAAGAAATCTTTAGCGAAATTTTAAAAAGATTTTGTGTGATTGTTGGTAAAGATATAAAAGCTTTAAAAGTGCGAAAAATGAAGACCCGTTGGGGTTCTTGCAATACGAAAAAATCTTATATAAATCTAAATACCGAATTAATTAAAAAAGATATATTGGCAATAGAAGCAGTAATTATGCACGAATTAACACACCTTTATCACGCTAATCACTCAAAGGCTTTTTATACCACGCTTTTAGGATTTATGCCAGACTACCACGAGCGAATAAGATTGCTAAAACATAATAATGGTTTTTAA